Proteins found in one Labrys wisconsinensis genomic segment:
- a CDS encoding branched-chain amino acid ABC transporter permease, protein MASRDAASPLRRLPAWLGPALLLALAYGVVPLVGSSYLFEAILIPFLALSLAALGLNLLTGYAGQLSLGTAAFMAVGAFAAYNVNLRVEGLPLLASLVLAGLAAAAIGLVFGLPSLRLRGFYLAVSTLAAQFFVQWALTKFGWFSNDNPSGVIDAPPLTLFGLAFDGPVGRYLFALTVVVALTAFALRLVGTPTGHNFIAVRDNELAARVIGVPVLRTKLLAFAVSSFIIGVAGVLWAFAYLRTVEPAGFNLDRSFQILFIIIIGGLASIRGAFLGAALIVVFPLILSRLGSAVFGGLFDSGVLDMSQRIVLGALIILFLIAEPDGLAALWDRLGRRLSRSP, encoded by the coding sequence ATGGCGAGCCGCGATGCCGCGAGTCCCCTCCGCCGCCTGCCCGCCTGGCTCGGCCCGGCGCTGCTGCTCGCCCTCGCCTATGGCGTGGTGCCGCTGGTCGGCTCGAGCTATCTCTTCGAGGCGATCCTGATCCCCTTCCTCGCCCTGTCGCTCGCCGCGCTCGGCCTCAACCTGCTCACCGGCTATGCCGGCCAGCTCTCGCTGGGGACGGCGGCGTTCATGGCGGTCGGCGCCTTCGCCGCCTACAACGTCAACCTGCGGGTCGAGGGCCTGCCGCTCCTCGCCAGCCTCGTCCTCGCCGGCCTGGCGGCCGCGGCGATCGGCCTCGTCTTCGGCCTGCCGAGCCTGCGCCTGCGCGGCTTCTACCTCGCCGTCTCGACGCTGGCGGCACAGTTCTTCGTGCAATGGGCGCTGACCAAGTTCGGCTGGTTCTCCAACGACAATCCCTCCGGCGTCATCGACGCCCCGCCGCTGACCCTGTTCGGCCTCGCCTTCGACGGCCCGGTCGGGCGCTATCTCTTCGCCCTCACCGTGGTGGTGGCGCTCACCGCCTTCGCCCTGCGCCTGGTCGGCACGCCGACCGGCCACAACTTCATCGCCGTGCGCGACAACGAGCTCGCGGCACGGGTGATCGGCGTGCCGGTGCTCCGCACCAAGCTGCTCGCCTTCGCCGTCTCCTCCTTCATCATCGGCGTCGCCGGCGTGCTCTGGGCCTTCGCCTATCTCCGCACGGTCGAGCCGGCCGGCTTCAATCTCGACCGGTCCTTCCAGATCCTGTTCATCATCATCATCGGCGGCCTCGCCTCGATCCGCGGCGCCTTCCTCGGCGCGGCGCTGATCGTGGTGTTCCCGCTGATCCTCTCGCGGCTCGGCAGCGCCGTCTTCGGCGGCCTGTTCGATTCCGGCGTGCTCGACATGAGCCAGCGCATCGTGCTCGGCGCGCTGATCATCCTGTTCCTGATCGCCGAGCCGGACGGCCTCGCCGCCCTGTGGGACCGGCTGGGCAGACGCCTGTCACGAAGTCCCTAA
- a CDS encoding DUF1488 domain-containing protein, whose product MPLNFPNASRSYDAARQSVCFWGHDSAFEIAFYVGEDALRVISPQAQPGEVALLEAFDANRPRIQQAASRAYARRRQSFYHLTAPDF is encoded by the coding sequence ATGCCGCTCAATTTCCCGAACGCCAGCCGAAGCTACGATGCGGCGCGCCAGAGCGTCTGCTTCTGGGGTCATGATTCGGCCTTCGAGATTGCCTTCTATGTCGGCGAGGACGCCCTGCGCGTCATCAGCCCGCAGGCGCAGCCGGGGGAGGTGGCGCTGCTGGAGGCGTTCGATGCCAACCGACCGCGGATCCAGCAGGCGGCGTCCAGGGCCTATGCCCGCAGGCGCCAGAGCTTCTACCACCTGACCGCGCCGGACTTCTGA
- a CDS encoding ABC transporter substrate-binding protein: MPILSSLRAAALGASLALAGALPALSPALADEQFFPLQSYRVGPYAAGGTGFFGGFIDYLNLINIRDGGVNGVKLTWDEGETQYEVERGVEVYERLKSRPGIAAWNPLSVGIAYAMIDRITQDKVPLITINHGRTDSTDGRVFPYVFPLLLNPYSETSGIINYIAGKVGGLDNLKGRKIVVLYHGSPYGKETIPIYELLAKTYGFDVQQIEVPHPGNEQQSQWLTIRRAKPDYVVLRGWGVMNPVALKTAQKVGFPADHIVGNVWSNSEEDVIPAGDAAKGYTAITTQASGNTYPVVQEIVKTVYGAGKGNLEDKKRIGSVYHNLGIVNGILNVEAIRIAQERFGHRTLTGDEVRWGFEHLKLDPARVEALGAKDLFHSINVTWDNHEGDGYVTFQQWDGSKWKVVSDWIAPDWALLRPIIEKSSEAYAAQHGIKLRTAADAEGVTN; encoded by the coding sequence ATGCCGATCCTGTCGTCCCTGCGAGCCGCCGCCCTCGGCGCCTCGCTCGCCCTCGCCGGGGCCCTGCCGGCCCTGTCGCCGGCGCTCGCCGACGAGCAGTTCTTCCCGCTGCAGAGCTACCGCGTCGGCCCCTATGCCGCCGGCGGCACCGGCTTCTTCGGCGGCTTCATCGACTATCTCAACCTGATCAACATCCGCGACGGCGGCGTCAACGGCGTCAAGCTGACCTGGGACGAGGGCGAGACCCAGTACGAGGTCGAGCGCGGCGTCGAAGTCTACGAGCGCCTGAAGAGCCGGCCGGGCATCGCCGCCTGGAACCCGCTCTCGGTCGGCATCGCCTATGCCATGATCGACCGCATCACGCAGGACAAGGTGCCGCTGATCACCATCAACCACGGCCGCACCGATTCCACCGACGGGCGCGTCTTCCCCTACGTGTTCCCGCTGCTGCTGAACCCCTACAGCGAGACTTCCGGCATCATCAACTACATCGCCGGCAAGGTCGGCGGCCTCGACAATCTCAAGGGCCGGAAGATCGTGGTGCTCTACCACGGCTCGCCCTACGGCAAGGAAACCATCCCGATCTACGAGCTGCTCGCCAAGACATACGGCTTCGACGTGCAGCAGATCGAGGTGCCGCATCCCGGCAACGAGCAGCAGTCGCAATGGCTGACCATCCGCCGGGCCAAGCCCGACTATGTCGTGCTGCGCGGCTGGGGCGTGATGAACCCGGTCGCCCTCAAGACGGCGCAGAAGGTCGGCTTTCCCGCCGACCATATCGTCGGCAACGTCTGGTCCAATTCCGAGGAGGACGTGATCCCGGCCGGCGACGCCGCCAAGGGCTACACCGCCATCACCACCCAGGCCTCCGGCAACACCTACCCCGTCGTGCAGGAGATCGTGAAGACGGTCTACGGCGCCGGCAAGGGCAACCTGGAGGACAAGAAGCGCATCGGCTCGGTCTACCACAATCTCGGCATCGTCAACGGCATCCTCAATGTCGAGGCGATCCGCATCGCCCAGGAGCGCTTCGGCCACCGCACCCTCACCGGCGACGAGGTGCGCTGGGGCTTCGAGCACCTGAAGCTCGATCCCGCCCGCGTCGAGGCGCTGGGCGCCAAGGACCTGTTCCACTCCATCAACGTCACCTGGGACAACCACGAGGGCGACGGCTACGTCACCTTCCAGCAGTGGGACGGGTCGAAGTGGAAGGTGGTGTCGGACTGGATCGCACCGGACTGGGCCCTGCTGCGCCCGATCATCGAAAAATCGTCCGAAGCCTACGCCGCCCAGCACGGCATCAAGCTGCGCACCGCGGCGGATGCGGAAGGGGTGACGAACTGA
- a CDS encoding MBL fold metallo-hydrolase: protein MTSLATIPAEAWYEAIPFADGVALVHEPWVPPFFRCNMWLIHGRDRDLLIDAGLGAVPLRRHVPALSGRPLTLLLSHTHFDHIGAAAEFEERLAHPVEAPILARPTNAATLFADYASGSGDAQMFLGLPPGWDARAYRIEPAPATALVEDGDRIDLGDRTLTVLHTPGHSPGHVSLWEEKTGTLFAQDVVYDGPLVDDCYHSDIAVYVATLKRLRSLQPRIVHGGHFASFGPTRFRQLIDAYVQAKGG, encoded by the coding sequence ATGACGAGCCTTGCGACCATTCCGGCCGAGGCCTGGTACGAGGCCATCCCCTTCGCCGACGGCGTCGCCCTGGTGCACGAGCCCTGGGTGCCGCCGTTCTTCCGCTGCAACATGTGGCTGATCCACGGCCGCGACCGCGACCTCCTGATCGATGCCGGGCTCGGCGCCGTGCCGCTGCGCCGCCACGTCCCGGCCCTGAGCGGGCGGCCGCTGACGCTGCTGCTCAGCCACACCCATTTCGACCATATCGGCGCGGCCGCCGAGTTCGAGGAACGCCTGGCCCACCCGGTCGAGGCGCCGATCCTGGCCCGGCCGACCAACGCGGCGACCCTGTTTGCCGACTATGCGTCCGGCTCGGGCGATGCGCAGATGTTCCTTGGCCTGCCGCCCGGCTGGGACGCGCGGGCCTACCGCATCGAGCCGGCGCCGGCGACCGCGCTGGTCGAGGACGGCGATCGCATCGACCTCGGCGACCGCACCCTCACCGTGCTGCACACGCCCGGCCATTCGCCGGGCCATGTCTCGCTGTGGGAGGAGAAGACCGGCACGCTCTTCGCCCAGGACGTGGTCTATGACGGCCCGCTGGTCGACGACTGCTATCACTCCGATATCGCCGTCTATGTCGCGACGCTGAAGCGCCTGCGCAGCCTGCAGCCGCGCATCGTCCATGGCGGCCATTTCGCTAGCTTCGGCCCGACGCGGTTTCGCCAGCTGATCGATGCCTATGTCCAGGCGAAGGGGGGATAG
- a CDS encoding ABC transporter ATP-binding protein has product MPNDTPLLTVDGIEATYNHAIVALHGVSLTVRQGEIRALLGANGAGKTTTLKAVSNLLPAERGKVTAGRIRFDGHDVARTGPADLVRLGLAQVLEGRHCFRSLSVEENLVTGGLGRGSGRADIARDLDRVYALFPRLRDKRATAAGLASGGEQQMTAIGRALMSRPRLLVLDEPSMGLAPLVVQGIFRALVALNRAEGLSILVAEQNSTIALRHAHRATVLENGAAVLEGSAAELRARDDIKTFYLGEGSIAGARLRAVEPTLP; this is encoded by the coding sequence ATGCCCAACGACACCCCCCTCCTCACCGTCGACGGCATCGAGGCGACCTACAACCACGCGATCGTCGCGCTGCACGGCGTCAGCCTGACGGTGCGCCAGGGCGAGATCCGGGCGCTGCTCGGGGCGAACGGCGCGGGCAAGACCACGACGCTGAAGGCCGTCTCCAACCTGCTGCCGGCAGAGCGTGGCAAGGTCACCGCCGGGCGCATCCGGTTCGACGGCCACGACGTGGCGCGCACCGGCCCGGCCGACCTCGTCCGGCTCGGCCTGGCGCAGGTGCTGGAAGGCCGGCACTGCTTCCGATCGCTCTCCGTCGAGGAGAACCTCGTGACCGGCGGGCTGGGCCGCGGCTCCGGCCGGGCCGACATCGCCCGCGACCTCGACCGCGTCTACGCCCTGTTCCCGCGCCTCCGGGACAAGCGCGCCACCGCAGCGGGGCTCGCCTCAGGCGGCGAGCAGCAGATGACCGCGATCGGCCGGGCCCTGATGTCGCGCCCCCGGCTGCTCGTGCTCGACGAGCCCTCGATGGGCCTTGCGCCGCTGGTGGTGCAGGGCATCTTCCGGGCGCTCGTGGCGCTCAACCGCGCGGAGGGCCTGTCGATCCTGGTGGCGGAGCAGAACTCCACCATCGCCCTGCGCCACGCCCACCGCGCCACCGTGCTTGAGAACGGCGCCGCCGTGCTCGAAGGCAGCGCGGCGGAGCTGCGCGCACGCGACGACATCAAGACCTTCTACCTCGGCGAGGGCTCGATCGCGGGCGCCCGGCTGCGCGCGGTCGAGCCGACGCTGCCCTGA
- the sfnG gene encoding dimethylsulfone monooxygenase SfnG, with protein sequence MTLTNALSPAREPVKFAYWVPNVSGGLVISKIEQRTGWDIDYNRKLAEIAEASGFDYALSQIRFTAGYGAEFQHEPVAFSQALLAATTRLKVIAALLPGPWNPAVAAKQIATINNLYGGRVAVNVVSGWFRGEFAAIGEPWLDHDERYRRSEEFIRALRGIWAEDNFTFRGDFYRFSNYSLKPKPIDPQPEVFQGGSSRAARDMASRVSDWYFTNGNTPEEIAKQVDDIRAKAAANNHSVRIGVNAFAIARETEAEARRVLAEIIDKADPEAVNAFGHEVKNAGKASPEGQGNWARSGFEDLVQYNDGFRSNLIGTPEQIAERILALKAAGADLILLGFLHFQEEVEHFGKHVIPLVRQLEAERPLAVAAE encoded by the coding sequence ATGACCCTGACCAACGCCCTGTCCCCTGCCCGCGAGCCGGTCAAGTTCGCCTATTGGGTGCCCAACGTCTCGGGCGGGCTGGTGATCAGCAAGATCGAGCAGCGCACCGGGTGGGATATCGACTACAACAGGAAGCTGGCTGAGATCGCCGAGGCCAGCGGCTTCGACTATGCGCTGAGCCAGATCCGCTTCACCGCCGGCTATGGCGCCGAGTTCCAGCACGAGCCGGTCGCCTTCAGCCAGGCCCTGCTCGCGGCCACAACACGCCTCAAGGTGATTGCCGCGCTGCTGCCCGGGCCGTGGAACCCGGCGGTGGCGGCCAAGCAGATCGCCACGATCAACAACCTCTATGGCGGGCGCGTCGCGGTCAACGTGGTCAGCGGCTGGTTCCGCGGCGAGTTCGCCGCCATCGGCGAGCCCTGGCTCGACCATGACGAGCGCTACCGGCGCTCGGAGGAGTTCATCCGGGCGCTGCGCGGCATCTGGGCCGAGGACAACTTCACCTTCCGCGGCGATTTCTATCGCTTCAGCAATTACAGCCTGAAGCCCAAGCCCATCGACCCGCAGCCGGAGGTGTTCCAGGGCGGCTCCTCGCGCGCCGCCCGCGACATGGCCTCGCGCGTGTCGGACTGGTATTTCACCAACGGCAACACGCCCGAGGAGATCGCCAAGCAGGTCGACGACATCCGGGCCAAGGCGGCGGCGAACAACCATTCGGTCCGGATCGGCGTCAACGCCTTCGCCATCGCCCGCGAAACCGAGGCCGAGGCGCGGCGGGTGCTGGCCGAGATCATCGACAAGGCCGATCCGGAGGCGGTCAACGCCTTCGGCCACGAGGTCAAGAATGCCGGCAAGGCTTCCCCGGAAGGCCAGGGCAACTGGGCCAGGTCCGGCTTCGAGGACCTCGTCCAGTACAATGACGGCTTCCGCTCCAACCTGATCGGCACGCCCGAGCAGATCGCCGAGCGCATCCTCGCCCTCAAGGCCGCCGGCGCCGACCTGATCCTGCTCGGCTTCCTGCATTTCCAGGAGGAGGTCGAGCATTTCGGCAAGCACGTCATCCCGCTGGTGCGCCAGCTCGAGGCAGAGCGCCCGCTCGCCGTCGCGGCCGAGTGA
- a CDS encoding co-chaperone GroES: MTFRPLHDRVAIRRLEGDDRSKGGIIIPDTVKEKPQEGEVVAIGPGTRDDAGKLIPVDLKVGDIVLFGKWSGTELKIDGEDLLIMKEADIMGVVDKPKAAAKAA, translated from the coding sequence ATGACATTCCGCCCTCTGCACGATCGGGTCGCCATCCGGCGCCTCGAAGGCGACGACAGGTCCAAGGGTGGGATCATCATCCCCGACACGGTCAAGGAGAAGCCGCAGGAGGGCGAGGTCGTCGCCATCGGACCGGGCACCCGCGACGACGCCGGCAAGCTCATCCCCGTCGACCTCAAGGTCGGCGACATCGTGCTGTTCGGCAAATGGTCCGGCACCGAGCTCAAGATCGACGGCGAGGACCTCCTGATCATGAAGGAGGCCGACATCATGGGCGTCGTCGACAAGCCGAAGGCCGCTGCGAAAGCCGCCTGA
- the groL gene encoding chaperonin GroEL (60 kDa chaperone family; promotes refolding of misfolded polypeptides especially under stressful conditions; forms two stacked rings of heptamers to form a barrel-shaped 14mer; ends can be capped by GroES; misfolded proteins enter the barrel where they are refolded when GroES binds), translated as MAAKTVKFSSEARDAMLRGVEILNNAVKVTLGPKGRNVIIDRSYGAPRITKDGVTVAKEIELADKFENMGAQMVREVASKTNDLAGDGTTTATVLAASIIREGAKFVAAGMNPMDLKRGVDMAVLAVVRDIEARAKKVQSSEEIAQVGTIAANGDASVGAMIAKAMKKVGNEGVITVEEAKSAETELDVVEGMQFDRGYLSPYFVTNAEKMSVELEDAYLLIHEKKLSGLQSLLPLLEAVVQTGKPLLIVSEDVEGEALATLVVNKLRGGLKVAAVKAPGFGDRRKAMLEDIATLTAGQVVSEDLGIKLETVTLDMLGRAKRVRIDKETTTIIDGAGKKKDIEARVAQIKAQIEETTSDYDKEKLQERLAKLSGGVAVIRVGGATEIEVKEKKDRIDDALNATRAAVQEGIVPGGGVALLRAKAAVAKLTSDNSDIRAGIRIVERALEAPIRQIVENSGVEGSTVVGKLLEAKDPNTGFDAQGETYVNMIEAGIVDPAKVVRTALQDAGSVAALLITTEAMIGEAPQKDAPAAAAPGGMGY; from the coding sequence ATGGCTGCCAAGACCGTCAAATTCTCCAGTGAAGCCCGCGACGCCATGCTGCGCGGCGTCGAGATCCTCAACAATGCCGTCAAGGTGACGCTCGGGCCCAAGGGCCGCAACGTCATCATCGACCGCTCCTACGGCGCGCCCCGCATCACCAAGGACGGCGTCACCGTCGCCAAGGAGATCGAGCTCGCCGACAAGTTCGAGAACATGGGCGCCCAGATGGTGCGCGAAGTGGCCTCGAAGACCAACGACCTCGCCGGCGACGGCACCACGACCGCCACGGTCCTGGCGGCCTCGATCATCCGCGAGGGCGCCAAGTTCGTCGCCGCCGGCATGAACCCGATGGACCTCAAGCGCGGCGTCGACATGGCGGTGCTCGCGGTGGTCAGGGATATCGAGGCGCGCGCCAAGAAGGTGCAGTCGTCCGAGGAGATCGCCCAGGTCGGCACCATCGCCGCCAATGGCGACGCCTCCGTCGGCGCGATGATCGCCAAGGCGATGAAGAAGGTCGGCAACGAGGGCGTGATCACGGTCGAGGAGGCCAAGAGCGCCGAGACCGAGCTCGACGTGGTCGAGGGCATGCAGTTCGACCGCGGCTACCTCTCGCCCTACTTCGTCACCAATGCCGAGAAGATGTCGGTGGAGCTGGAGGACGCCTATCTCCTGATCCACGAGAAGAAGCTGTCTGGCCTGCAGTCGCTGCTGCCCCTGCTCGAGGCCGTGGTGCAGACCGGCAAGCCGCTGCTGATCGTCTCCGAGGACGTCGAGGGCGAGGCGCTGGCGACGCTCGTCGTCAACAAGCTGCGCGGCGGCCTGAAGGTGGCGGCCGTCAAGGCGCCGGGCTTCGGCGACCGCCGCAAGGCCATGCTGGAGGATATCGCCACGCTGACCGCCGGCCAGGTCGTGTCCGAGGATCTCGGCATCAAGCTGGAGACCGTCACGCTCGACATGCTCGGCCGGGCCAAGCGGGTGCGCATCGACAAGGAGACGACCACCATCATCGACGGCGCCGGCAAGAAGAAGGACATCGAGGCCCGCGTCGCGCAGATCAAGGCGCAGATCGAGGAGACGACCTCCGACTACGACAAGGAGAAGCTGCAGGAGCGCCTGGCCAAGCTCTCCGGCGGCGTCGCCGTCATCCGCGTCGGCGGAGCCACCGAGATCGAGGTCAAGGAGAAGAAGGACCGCATCGACGACGCCCTCAACGCCACCCGCGCCGCGGTGCAGGAAGGCATCGTCCCCGGCGGCGGCGTCGCCCTGCTGCGCGCCAAGGCGGCGGTGGCCAAGCTCACCTCCGACAATTCCGACATCCGCGCCGGCATCAGAATCGTCGAGCGGGCGCTCGAGGCTCCGATCCGGCAGATCGTCGAGAATTCCGGCGTCGAAGGCTCGACCGTGGTGGGCAAGCTCCTGGAAGCCAAGGATCCGAACACCGGCTTCGACGCCCAGGGCGAGACCTATGTCAACATGATCGAGGCCGGCATCGTCGATCCCGCCAAGGTGGTGCGCACCGCCCTGCAGGATGCAGGATCGGTGGCGGCGCTGCTGATCACCACCGAGGCGATGATCGGCGAGGCCCCGCAGAAGGACGCGCCGGCCGCCGCGGCCCCCGGCGGCATGGGGTACTGA
- a CDS encoding SfnB family sulfur acquisition oxidoreductase, translating to MTIASTADPATSTPLAGVPGVPRPTRPAHVIADDAEALAVAERLAKGFAEGASERDRTRRWPVEELDTFSQSGLWSINVPRRFGGPEVSYVTLSRVIAIVSAADPSLGQIPQNHLGVVAAIRTVSDEAQQKLLFAEVLHGTRFGNAFSEFGSKRAADFETRFADAGDHVVVTGRKFYSSGALLAHLVPIVALDGEGRAWYAVAERDAPGLTVIDDWSSFGQKTTLSGTVVLDGVKVPKTHLVPGYKGYDRPTADGAIFQIIQAAVDTGIAKAAIEETIAFVRTGSRPWIDSGLEHAWQDPYTIQAVGDLTLRLHAAEALLDAAGRAVDRAVAEPNAETVAQAQIAVAEAKVLSTEIAIAATNKLFELAGTRSTLAEHNLDRHWRNARTHTLHDPVRWKYAILGNYALNGVKPPLHAWS from the coding sequence ATGACCATCGCAAGCACCGCAGATCCCGCCACCTCGACCCCGCTCGCCGGCGTGCCCGGCGTGCCGCGCCCGACCCGGCCGGCGCATGTGATCGCCGACGACGCCGAGGCCCTTGCCGTCGCCGAGCGCCTGGCAAAAGGCTTCGCCGAGGGCGCCTCGGAGCGCGACCGCACCCGCCGCTGGCCGGTGGAGGAGCTCGACACCTTCTCCCAGAGCGGGCTCTGGTCGATCAACGTGCCCAGGCGCTTCGGCGGGCCGGAGGTCTCCTACGTCACGCTGTCGCGGGTGATCGCCATCGTCTCCGCCGCCGATCCCTCGCTCGGCCAGATCCCGCAGAACCATCTCGGCGTGGTCGCCGCCATCCGCACCGTCTCGGACGAGGCGCAGCAGAAACTGCTGTTCGCCGAGGTGCTGCACGGCACCCGCTTCGGCAACGCCTTCTCCGAATTCGGCTCCAAGCGCGCCGCCGACTTCGAGACCCGGTTCGCCGATGCCGGCGACCACGTCGTCGTCACCGGCCGCAAGTTCTATTCCAGCGGCGCGCTGCTCGCCCATCTCGTGCCGATCGTCGCGCTCGACGGCGAGGGCCGCGCCTGGTACGCCGTCGCCGAGCGCGACGCGCCCGGCCTCACCGTCATCGACGACTGGTCGAGCTTCGGCCAGAAGACGACGCTGAGCGGCACGGTGGTGCTCGACGGCGTCAAGGTGCCCAAGACCCATCTCGTGCCCGGCTACAAGGGCTATGACCGGCCGACCGCGGACGGCGCCATCTTCCAGATCATCCAGGCGGCGGTGGATACCGGCATCGCCAAGGCGGCGATCGAGGAGACCATCGCCTTCGTGCGCACCGGCTCGCGCCCCTGGATCGACAGCGGCCTCGAGCACGCCTGGCAGGATCCCTACACGATCCAGGCCGTCGGCGACCTGACGCTGCGCCTGCACGCCGCCGAGGCGCTGCTCGATGCCGCCGGCCGGGCGGTCGACCGCGCCGTGGCCGAGCCGAACGCCGAGACGGTGGCGCAGGCCCAGATCGCCGTGGCCGAGGCCAAGGTGCTCAGCACCGAGATCGCCATCGCCGCCACCAACAAGCTGTTCGAGCTCGCCGGCACCCGCTCCACCCTGGCCGAGCACAATCTCGACCGCCACTGGCGCAACGCCCGCACCCACACCCTGCACGATCCGGTGCGCTGGAAATACGCCATTCTCGGCAACTACGCCCTCAACGGCGTCAAGCCGCCGCTGCACGCCTGGAGCTGA
- a CDS encoding branched-chain amino acid ABC transporter permease: MIGDIDFAFFTEVLVGGLLSGVMYSLVAIGFVLIYKTSGVLNFAQGAMLLFAALTFVSLVERGVPFALALALTSAAMVLLGIAIERTVLRPLVNKPPITLFMATLGLSYVIEGAAQLLWGTQVHGLDLGIDDTPLEISGVFVSTFDLFAAGVAAVMVGLLTAFFRFTRTGLAFRAVADDPFAAFAVGLRLPRIWATVWTAAGVVALVAGLLWGARLGVQFSLSLVVLKALPVLVLGGFDSILGAIVGGLIIGASEKLAEVYVGPFFGGGIESWFAYVVALAFLLIRPAGLFGQKRVERA; encoded by the coding sequence GTGATCGGCGACATCGACTTCGCCTTCTTCACCGAGGTCCTGGTCGGCGGCCTGCTCTCCGGCGTGATGTACTCGCTCGTCGCCATCGGCTTCGTGCTGATCTACAAGACCTCGGGCGTCCTCAACTTCGCCCAGGGCGCCATGCTGCTGTTCGCGGCGCTGACCTTCGTCAGCCTGGTGGAGCGGGGCGTGCCCTTCGCGCTCGCCCTGGCGCTTACGTCGGCGGCCATGGTGCTGCTCGGCATCGCCATCGAGCGCACGGTGCTGCGGCCGCTGGTCAACAAGCCGCCGATCACCCTGTTCATGGCGACGCTCGGGCTCTCCTACGTCATCGAGGGCGCGGCGCAACTCCTCTGGGGCACGCAGGTCCACGGCCTCGACCTCGGCATCGACGACACGCCGCTGGAGATCTCGGGCGTGTTCGTCTCCACCTTCGACCTCTTCGCCGCCGGGGTGGCGGCGGTCATGGTCGGCCTGCTCACCGCCTTCTTCCGCTTCACCCGCACCGGCCTCGCCTTCCGGGCGGTGGCGGACGACCCGTTCGCCGCCTTCGCCGTCGGCCTGCGCCTGCCGCGCATCTGGGCGACGGTGTGGACCGCCGCCGGCGTGGTCGCCCTGGTCGCCGGCCTGCTCTGGGGCGCGCGGCTCGGCGTGCAGTTCTCGCTCTCCCTGGTGGTGCTGAAGGCCTTGCCCGTGCTGGTGCTCGGCGGCTTCGATTCCATCCTCGGCGCCATCGTCGGCGGCCTGATCATCGGCGCCTCGGAGAAGCTCGCCGAGGTCTATGTCGGCCCGTTCTTCGGCGGCGGCATCGAGAGCTGGTTCGCCTATGTGGTGGCGCTCGCCTTCCTGCTCATCCGCCCGGCCGGCCTGTTCGGCCAGAAACGCGTCGAGAGGGCCTGA
- a CDS encoding ABC transporter ATP-binding protein has translation MIEALGPLGMQWEMVVAGAAFGVAADDFASPAAEVPTAAAPGGEPALALDGISLAFGGVAALTGVDLAVQPGEIRAVIGPNGAGKSSLINVISGIYRPDRGRVRLGGRSFAAVPTERLARLGIARTFQNLALFPGLSVRDNVAAGRVAAGRSGVVGQVLGLPRARRERADALERSLGVIEFLHLDGVRGRPVGTLPYGLQKRVELARALVAEPRILLLDEPMAGMTATEKREMSGFVRAARERFGTTVILIEHDIGVVMGLSDRVAVLDHGRKIADGTPDAVRADPAVIDAYLGVAHQDDEEGDTRDDARNDAGRAA, from the coding sequence ATGATCGAGGCCCTGGGACCTCTCGGCATGCAATGGGAGATGGTCGTGGCCGGGGCCGCCTTCGGCGTCGCGGCGGATGATTTCGCCTCGCCCGCCGCCGAGGTTCCGACGGCTGCCGCGCCGGGCGGAGAGCCGGCTCTGGCCCTGGACGGCATCAGCCTCGCCTTCGGCGGCGTCGCCGCCCTCACCGGGGTCGACCTCGCCGTGCAGCCCGGCGAGATCCGTGCCGTCATCGGCCCGAACGGCGCCGGCAAGAGCTCGCTGATCAACGTCATCAGCGGCATCTACCGTCCCGATCGCGGCCGGGTGCGCCTCGGCGGCCGCAGCTTCGCCGCCGTGCCGACCGAGCGGCTCGCCCGGCTCGGCATTGCCCGCACCTTCCAGAACCTCGCCCTGTTCCCCGGCCTCAGCGTGCGCGACAATGTCGCCGCCGGCCGCGTCGCCGCCGGCCGGTCCGGCGTGGTCGGCCAGGTGCTGGGCCTGCCCCGAGCCCGGCGCGAGCGCGCCGACGCCCTCGAGCGCTCGCTCGGCGTGATCGAGTTCCTGCATCTCGATGGCGTGCGCGGCCGGCCGGTCGGCACCCTGCCCTACGGCCTGCAGAAGCGGGTCGAGCTCGCCCGCGCCCTGGTGGCCGAGCCGAGGATCCTGCTGCTCGACGAGCCCATGGCCGGCATGACCGCGACGGAGAAACGCGAGATGAGCGGCTTCGTGCGCGCGGCGCGCGAGCGCTTCGGCACCACCGTGATCCTGATCGAGCACGACATCGGCGTGGTGATGGGCCTCTCCGACCGCGTCGCCGTGCTCGACCACGGCCGCAAGATCGCCGACGGCACGCCGGACGCGGTGCGCGCCGACCCGGCGGTGATCGACGCCTATCTCGGCGTCGCCCATCAAGACGACGAGGAGGGCGACACTCGGGACGACGCCCGCAACGACGCGGGGAGGGCGGCGTGA